A region of the Exiguobacterium aurantiacum DSM 6208 genome:
CCGTGGAGCATCACTTCCCCGATCTCACCGATATCGGCCGGCGTCTCGCCGTCCGCTTTTACAATTTTAGCAGAAGTGTCCGAAAGCGGCACGCCAATCGAGCCGACGATGCGCTTGTCCCATAAGAAGTTCGCATGCGTCACCGGTGACGTCTCTGACAACCCGTACCCTTCGACAATGCGTCCGCCCGTGATGCTCTCGAACTTTTCTTGCACCTCGACCGGCAGCGGCGCCGAACCGGAGATACACGCCTCGATCGACGACAAGTCGTATTTCTTCAGTTTCGGGTCGTTGAGGATGCCGACATACATCGTCGGTGCCCCCGGGAAGAAGTGTGGTTTTTTCTTGTGAATCGTCTTCACGACGTCGGTCACGTCAAAGCGGGGCACGAGGACGAGCTCATAACCGTTCGCCATCCCGAAGTTGAGGCAACATGTCATCCCATAGACGTGGAAGAACGGCACGACGCTCAAGACGCGTTTCTCATCGCCACGGTTGTATCTATAGAAGAAGTTCGAAATCTGATCGACGTTCGCCGTCAAGTTGAAGTGTGTCAACATGACGCCTTTCGGCAGACCGGTCGTTCCGCCCGTATATTGCAAGACGGCGACGTCTTCTTTCGGGTCGACCTCGATCGGCTTCACCGGACCGAAGTTTTTAAAGTCTTTGAACAAGACCGATCCCGTCGTATCGATGACGATATTGTTCTCACGTTTCACTTTGATCGGGTACAGTTTGTTTTTCGGGAATGGAAGATAATCGGCGATGCTCGTCGTGATGATCGTTTGAATATCGGTCTTCTCTTTCACGCGGAGCGATTTCGGATAGAGGAGGTCGAGCGTGATGACAATTTTCGCGCCCGAGTCGGTGATCAAGTTCTCGAGTTCATGCTCGGTATAGAGCGGGTTCGTCTGGACGACCGTCCCTCCGGCATACAAGACGGCGTAGAATGAGATGACGTATTGCGGACAGTTCGGGAGCATCAGGCTGACCCGGTCCCCTTTTTGCAGCCCTTTTGACTGGAGCATCGTCGCGAGACGATGGGCGGCATCATCGATTTGGGCGAACGTGAGCTCTTTTCCGATGAACGAGACGGCCGTCCGGTCCGGGAAGTCTTTCGCGGCTCGACTGAGCGCCTCATAGAGCGGCTTCACCTCATAGTCAATCGTCTTCGGCATGTCGGCTGGATAATCTTGCAACCACGGTTTGTTCATCGCTTTTCCTCCTTGAGAATGAATAGTGATTCAGTTACATCCATTATAATGCCAAGAAAACGCTTTCATCTACCCTTTACCCAATAATTTTCAGAAAATATCGAAAAAAAGCGATTGGATCATAAAATCCAATCACTTTCAAATGCGTTTGAAGTAATCCTCGGTCTGTTGTGCGTTGCCGATTTTCTCGTCAAGCCGTTCCTGCAAATCTTTCTCCCATTTGATGGCCGAGAAGTCGATTCCGAACCATGCCTCCATCTCCGGACGAGAGAAAGCGTACGTCCGGTTCGGGAAGGCGAAGCGGACGATCTCCGCGTTCTTCACGAGTGTGAAATATGTCGCGGCGTTGCGGATGGCGAGCCGCTCCTGCTCGATCCGGTCCATCTCCGGATCGTCATAGCGCACGGTGAGACCGTACGGCCGCTTCTTCGTCTGCAACTCGACCGATTTATAACAGTCATGCATCGGTAAACTATGAGCAATCCCGACAACGGCGCTATTGTCGCCGACAGTGGCACCTTTATACTGGAACGGATTCGGGCGACCTGTCGACGAATCCGCACAACCCGACAAGACGAGGAGCAGAACGAGCAATAGACTGAACCGTTTCATGGGAATCCTCCTTAAGATTTGAGTTGCAAGTTGAAGCGGTAGAGCAGGCGTTTCGCGAGCAAGTGGGCGAGGAAGCCGCCGATCAAGAAACCGATGATGTACAGCGTGACACTCGTCGGGTACGAGAATGCCGATAAAATGATGCCCCCGAGCATGGCGAAACAAATGACCATGATGACATGGACGAGCCAAAGCCAGCCCGTGAACATGAAGAAGCGGCCGTTGTTCTCCTGCGGGGCCCGGTTGAACATGAGAAGACCGAGACCGAACGTCAACCCGATGAAGAGGAGTGAGCTGAATATCCCGACCGTCGCAAAGTCACGCCACACCGAATTGTCAGTAAACAAGTTATACGTGTCGACGTTCGCGATGTTCACAAGCGGTGACAAGATTCGCATCGGAAGGCTTTCCATTGCTGCCGAGTACCAGTCGTACGAGACATATCCTGTAATCGCTTGAATCGACCCATTCACCAACGACAAAATTCCAATCGGGAACAAGAAGGCAACGATCGACCAGAGCACTTGAGAAATCGCCTCGCCTCCGAACGAGCCCATCCAAAGCGACAACGTGAAGACCGAGATGCCAATCAAGATGACCAAACCGATGACGGCGGCCACTTTCAACGTCTGTCCCTCGATCAAGAACGCGTAGCGTGACGTGTGAATCACGACGAGCATAATTGCCCCGCCGATCAGCGACGACAGGACGATGCCACTCGTGCCAATCAACCATTTCGATATGTACAGCTGGTTGCGGCTGAATGGGAGCGACATCGAAAAGTCGGACATTTGGCTATTGCGCTCACTGCCGATCAAGACAGATGCCATCAAGAATCCGAACACGACGTAGAGGAAGACGACCGTCTCAATCGGTAAGAGCGTCCCTAACTCACCGATCGCATAACCGACTCCCGGTATGGTCGTGAAGAAGTCTTCCGTCTCGAGAGAGGCGACGTCACTAGGGATCACCCCGTCATCATACTGGGAAGGGTTTTGTTGAATATCGCGAATCCGTTCATCGTAGTACTGCATCTCATTAAACACTGGCACCGTATAGGCGAGAATCCCGAGCCCGATGAGTAAAATCCATAAGAGCGACACTTGTTTCCAATCTTTTTTAAGTAGCACGTTAGACAACATTCGCCTCACCTCCTAATTGGACGCGGAACACGTCTTCTAGCGACATCGGAATCTCTTCGACGAGCATCGGCTTGTAGCTGTCGACGAACGCCTCGAGCTCATCCGACCGCTCACGGGCCATGAACAAAACGACACGCCCGGTCACGCTTAAAATTTCGATATCTTTTCGTTCGAGCAGTGCGACCGGCACCTCATCTTGGAAGACGACTTGCCACTTCACGCTCAAGGCGCGCGCCTCTTCGAGCGTCATGACGGCTTTGACCCGTCCCTTTTCAATCATGATGACACGGTCTGCGATTCGCTCGAGCTCGTGCAACTGGTGACTCGAGACGATGATCGAGCAATCACGCTGCTCGATTTGCGCGATCATGAGCTTCAAGACGTCCGCTTTGGCGACGACATCGAGTCCGTCGGTCGGTTCGTCGAGAAGATAGTATTTCGCCTGAACAGCGAACGCGAGCGACAGCGTCACCATCGCCTTCTGCCCTTTCGAGAGCTGACGAATCTTCTTATTGTCGATGTTGTATCGCGTGAGCGTCTCACGGAAAGTCGAGCGGTTGAAGGACGGATAGATCGACTCGTACAAGGCAGCCGCCTCGTTCACCGTGTAATGTTTGAGCGCATCGGCCGAGTCGGGCACGAAGATGACGTCCCGTTTCAATTCCGGCGTGTTGAATATACTCGTCTTCCCATATAAGACGTCGCCTGTGTCCGGCCGGATGATGCCGACCATCGTCCGGAGGAGCGTCGTCTTGCCGGCCCCGTTCCGTCCGACGAGCGCGACGATTTCGCCGCGATGGACGGTAAAGTCGACCCCGTCGAGCACAGTCTGTCGATCAATTTTCTTCGTTAGTTGCTGGACTGTCAGCATGGCTCTCCCCTACTTTCTTATATTCCGTCTCGAACAACGTCACCGCTTCATCGAACGAGACGTTCGCGTAGTGGCAATCGATGGCGAGTTTTTGAATGGCTTCAATCACCGGTCCGCGCGAGGCGTCCTGGTCGACCCAATCTTCTGATACGAACGTGCCGCGGCCGCGATGCATCTCGAGCAATCCGAGACGCTCGAGCTCCTGATACGCCTTGCTGACCGTATTCGGATTGATGACGAGGTCGGTCGCAAGTTCGCGCACCGACATGACCTTGTCCCCGGGCCGTAAAATGCCGCGGATGACGAGTGCTTTCGTCTGGTTTACGATCTGTTCGTATAAAGGTTCCGAACTTTTCATATCGATATTATATAGCAATTTCTCACACCCTCTCCCTTATCCGTTATAAGTGTATTATATGTACTAGTACACGTAAATGCAATAGTTCTTCGAGGGCATCTTTAGTTTACAGGGAATTGGAAATAATTTGTATACGCCTTTAGACCGAGACGGTTTCGGACTTTTCGGGTACATTGGAGGAGAGGTGACAAAGGATATGAAAAAAAGATTGTTGTTTGGTGCAGCCGCCATCTTCGTGGCAGGCTCGATGTATGGACGTGGGGAAGCGACGGAACGCTATGAGACGTACATATATGACACATATGGGGAGAACGTCGAGGTGGACGTGTCGCGTGATTGGAAGATGGCGAACTTTAAAGCGACGTTCGAACTCGAGCGTCCCCCGCTCCAAGGCACGTATCACGCCCGGACGTACGGTGACGGAACGATCCATGACGACGTAATGCCGACCTACTGGGCGAACGAAGCGGAGTCGACGATTCATGCCCGGCTCGTCGACGCGAATACCTTGACGGAAGCAGAGACGGTACGCGCGACCGTGTCCGATAGGGCCGGACGAGGACAAACGATCGAGACGATGCCGGCGACGTCCATCTTCGAACTGAATCCTGAACAATTTTTAGGCGTCGCGATCATGTTGCACGAGGCGTGGGACAACACGGACGAGCAAAAGCAGCGCGTCCTCGACATCATCCGTCTGCTCGAGGACGATGTGAGATCAATCCACTTCTCGTTCGACGGGACGCCGGACGAGGATGACGACTTCACGGAACGTTATTTGAACGTGACGCAGAACGGGCGTGATGGCGAGCCATCATTCGCCTCACTCCAGACGATCGATGACTTGAACGACCACGACCGGCTTTACGGGTTCGACGAGACAACGTTCATCACGGAATACCGTTTTGACGGGACGAAGATCGACCGGGACACGGTCGATTGAACAGGTCGAGTCGCCTCACTTTACATGGGGCGATTCACTTGCTATCATTTGACGAGTCAATGATTGATTAGTCAAACGAGAAAGGTGGAACGCTATGGAGCTACGTGATGTGAGCCGTTTGCTTTACCAAATCAAACTCGCCGACCAACGTGTCGCGACGGCGTTCGAGAACGAGACCGGCTTCAGCCTGACCCGTTACGAGATGCTCATGGTCGTCAATGAGAAAGGCGTCTGCTCGCAAAGTGAGATTAAAGACGCGATGAACATCGACCACGCCGCCGTCACCCGGCACTTGAAGATCCTTGAAGACAAGGGTTACGTCTTACGTGAGCGGAACGCCGCGAACCATCGTGAAGTGTTCGTCCGCCTGACCGACGACGCCGCGCGTGACTTACGGTCGTGCGAACAAAAGCACGACGCGTCCAACCATTTGATGAGCGTCTTGTCGGAAGATGAGATGGCGCAACTGTCCGCTTTACTTGAAAAATTAAACCAAGTCTAAACAGAGAGAAAGAGGAGATCCCCTATGGCAACTACATTTAAAAACGATACATTTCAAGACGTCGTCCTCGGTCGTAAATCGATCCGTGTGTACGATGAGAACGTGAAGATCTCACAAGAAGAGATGCTCGAGATGATCCAGGAAGCGACGATGGCCCCGTCATCGGTCAACATGCAACCGTGGCGCTTCGTCGTCGTCGAGAGCCCAGAGGCGAAAGAGACACTCAAACCGCTCATCAAGTTCAACGTGCGTCAAAACGACACGTCGGCCGCGATGGTGCTCATCTTCGGTGACATGGAATGCTATGAGCTCGGCGAACAGATTTACGACCAAGCCGTCGCGGAAGGTAAAATGCCGCAAGACGTACGCGACCAACAGCTCGCTGCTATCCTCCCGTACTACAAGAACTTGTCGAAGCAAGAGATGAACGACATCGTCAAGATCGACTCGAGCCTCGCCGCGATGCAGTTCATGCTTGTCGCCCGTGCGCACGGTTACGACACGAACCCGATCGGCGGTTTCGAGAAAGACCAACTCGCCGAGACGTTCGGTTTAGACAAAGACCGTTACGTGCCGGTCATGATCCTCTCAGTCGGGAAAGCGGCAGAAGAAGGTTACCAATCGGTCCGCCTCGATGCTGAAACAATCACAAACTTCAAATAATCGGAGGAACCCCACATGATCCTAATCAATGCCATCTTCGACGTGAAAGAAGACGCGTTCGACAACTTCTTGACAGATATCAACAAGCTCATCGACTCGTCGAAACAAGAAGCCGGTTGCTTGAGCTATGAACTGTTCCAATCGACGACGTCTGAGAACCGGTTCGTCATGATCGAGAACTGGGCCGACCAAGCGGCCGTCGAGCAACACAACCAAAACCCGGACCTCATCGCGTTCGCCCAAAACGTAGGCAACTACGTGACGGCGAAACCGGTGCTCCATGTGACGGAAGTAAACTAACAAATGCCTAGAGCGGTCAACGCTCTAGGCATTTTTTTAATGGTGTGGTTCCGTCACGGCTTCGACCGGTGCGGCGCCTTCGTACAGGGCTGCCCACTCGGCTTCCGTCAATTCCCCGACGATGAACTGTTTCGCTGGGAAGATGGTCGATCCGTTTGCTTGCGCGTGGACCCGGGCGAGATACAGCCCGTCTTCTTTTAGCGACGTCGTCAATGCGTACGTCCCTGCCCCGACCCGTTTCGCTTCTTGCATCCCGTATGACAGCGTCCCGTCCGCCTTTTGCAGTTCAAGATGGACGAAGTCCGGTTCGTCTTCACTGAGCGCGATCTCGAACGTGACCGGTACTCCGGGAATGACCTCGTCCGGGAACTCAAGCGTCGCCTCGAGCGGGGCCTCTTCTTTATACAAAGTCGTCGCCTCCGGATTGACCGCGCAACCAGCTAACGCCGTTACGGCGACGAGGCATAAGATGATGGATAGATTCCATTTCATTCGTTTCACCCCGCATTCAAATAACGCTGTAGTGTCGTTGAGCGTCGGATGACGACCCAATCGAGTAACGCGACGATGAGAAGCGACAACCCGACGAGCGGGAAAACGATTCCAAAGCCGACAAGCAAGACGAGGAACACGTTCCGCCGTACTTTCGATGGCGCGGATGGCGCCCCGCTCTTCGCGTTCGGCTTCCGTGAATACCATAAGTAGGCACCGCTCACGACGACGAACACGACACCGAGACAGATGACGAGGCCAAGCAACTGGTTGAACTGTTTCCCTGTATGAAGCGTGATCCCGAGTGCGACCGCCTTGCCGACGATGCCGTAATGGTCGTAGCGATAATCAGCGAGCACCGCCCCCGAATACTGATCGAGGTGAATCGTCGCCTCGTCTTGGGCCCGGTCCGGGTAAGCCGACAACGTATAGACGCCGTCTGCCGTGCCCGGAAGGCTAATCGTATAGCTCGGGTCCATCCCGACCGTGATCGCGATTTGATTGACTTGATCGAGCGAGAGCGGAACGTATCCGGCAACAACGGAGTTCGGCACCGGGAGCGTCTCCGCCGCCCACGGGACGTCCGCGACGTCTTCTGTCTTCACGGATGAGGTCGGTGCTTCTCCGCCCCAAATCAACGGCGGATAGCCGACACCGGCGTTCGTCGCGATCGATTGGAAGTTCGCGCCCAAAAACCCGGACCACGGGAGACCAGTCAAGACGAGGAACAAGAGCCCAGCTGTCACCCAAAACCCAGGGACGACATGCAAGTCACGCCGCAACACCCGTTTCCCTTTCCGGAGGCGCGGATAAATCGTCCCCGACGCCTGTAGCCCGTTGCGCGGCCAGAATAGATAGAGTCCCGTCGCCATCAAGACGATCGTCCAACAGGCGACGAGCTCGACGATCCGGTCACCGAGCGTTCCCATCATCAGTTCGCCATGGAGGACCTCCACTTGGTTCATGAAGCGGTCGGCGTTTAATTGTGACCCGATGACGTTCCCGCTGTAAGGATCGACGAACACCGTCGTCGCCCCTTCTTCGGTCATAACACGAAATTCACTCGAGCGGTCCGGCGACTCACCCGGTCGATACCGCGTGATTGGTGTATCCGGATACTCGGCTTGAACCCGATTGAGTAGCTCCGTCGCGCTCAGCCGTTCCCCGCTCGGCTCGACTTGATAGTAGTCGGCATAGATGACTTGCTCGATTTGTGGCTTGAATAAATAAACGGCCCCCGTGACCGCTAGCACCAATAAGAACGGTGCGATGATCAATCCGGCGTAAAGATGCCAGCGCCAGACGGCACGGTACCAATCACGCCCCGATGAAGATGATGTCATGATGATTCCCCCGGTTATGTTATGTGTCCAATATGTGAACAGGTTAATTGTGCGCACTCACACTTTTTGTGACCGCTTACTTTGTGGCTGTTGTTTGTCTATCTGACGAAATAAACGTGAAGTTAGATTCATCGCAATTACACAACTGTGCTTGATAACTTGTAGAATAAAATGAACTTATCTTGTAGACTGATCGAAGTGAGGTGATTTAGATGAAATATACATGCCCTTGTTGCGGGTACAAGACGCTTGACGAAGAACCACCTGGCACGTATGACATTTGCGGCATCTGTTTTTGGGAAGATGACGTGGTCCAGTTCAGTGACCCGGACTACGAAGGTGGTGCCAACGAAGTGTCACTCCAACAAGCACAACAGAACTATATTCATGTTGGCGCATGCGATCGAGGCTCGCTCAAATTCGTTCGGACTCCGGACGAGGACGACGTCAAAGATCCAAAATGGCGACCACTTCCTAAAAAATGAGCATAAAAAAATCCGCTTCTACGCATAGGTAGAAGCGGCTATTTTTATAACCCGATGATCGCGACAGACACACCGAGAACACCGATGAGCGCCATCGCGTAAACCGGTACGCGTGGCATCTCGCCGTTGTTATCGAGCGCCTTCCCGAACATGAAGAACACGAGCGGGTGAACGAGGAACGGCATCGAGAAGATGAGCGGGATGAGAAGCGACGCTTCCGTCCCAAACATGCCGCCTTGGATCGCTGCGAAGAGACCGAAGTGCGAGATCGCTGACGACTGAGCCATTGCCGAATAGTCGAACGCGATCGTGCTGAAGCTGAGGAGCACAAGTCCGCCGAAGACGGCCATGATCTGCCAGCCGAACGAGAACTGCATGAGCGCTTTCACTTCTTTGAAGTCTTCGCCGTTCGCAGCGCGCAAGTTTTTGAGCGCGAGGAACGTAAGTGTGAGACCGACCAAGACGATGATTGCCGTCGGCCAGATCCAGAGTGCCCCGTTATCGGCACTGATCGCCAAAATCGAGAAGACGAAAATGTGACCGAAGAACGGGATGTTGATCATGATCGGGGCACGTTTCGCTGCGACTTTCCCGAAGTCACCAGCTGTACATGCACCTGTGAGACCACTGTGCGAGAGCGATCCCGCCATACCTGGTGCGAGGTTACGGATGTGTCCTGTACGTGCGAACCACATGAGGAGCGCGATTCCACCGAACATCCAGAACAACTGGCCGAAGAATCCGTAGAAGAGGACCGAGTTCATGCCTTCGATGGCGAAAGCGTCCCCGATGCGTGAACCACCGACCATGAAGTTCGCTGCCAAGACGACCGGGATCCCGGCGAAGAGGAGCGCGCGAACCGTCGGGCCGTACGTCCAGTTTTGGAAGATGGCACCGAGCGCTGACGACAAGATCATCGCGAAGAAGATCTGCGGGAGCGCAATGACAGGTTGGACGAGCGTGGCGATCGCGAACGAGATGAACAAGATGGCGATCAAAATCACCGTCTCGATCAAGCCTTTACGCATGTACACCTGCTTGTCGTCGATTTGAGCCTTGTGGTCGATCAACAGGAACGATGCCGCGAGACCGATCAACGCGAGAATCGGATAGTAAAGCATGATGCCCTCAGCCGTACCCGGTTGAATCATCATACGGAAGAACCCTTCCAATCCGACGAGCAGGAAGAATGAACGGAGGATGAAGATGAACTGCGTCCGTCCCGTTCCGAGGAACATCTCTTCTTTTGACGGCACGACGATGTCTTTCACGTCGAGCGCTTGCTTGCTTAAGATTTTACGTAGCTCTTGACCACCGACGAAGAACGACACGACGAGCGCAATGATCGTCGTCCGTGAGAGGAAGTCGACGAGCGGAAATTCTGGGAGACCCGGCGTCGCGATGCCCATCTCGACCATGACGAAGCCGAGACCGAGGCCGAAGATGACGATGACGAGGATTGGCGAGAACCGTGAACCGGCCACGACCATCCGTGACAAGATGACCATCGGGATGACGAAGGCCATTAACAACCAAAACTGGTTGAGTAATTGAACTTGAGATAACTGCTGTACAATTTCCATGGATAAACCCCTTATACATTTTTTTCACACTGTCTCGAAGTGTAACGTATTGTCGATTTTGTGACAAGGGGGTGTGACGTATTGTAAAGATTGAAAGCGGAACCAAATGAATTGGTCCCGCTTTCGGTCAATTATTCGGTTGGCGAAGACCCCAAGTGCCTTTATTTCCTGTGGCATAAAACAAGTCTTCTTTCCCGGCGAAACTCGCGGAATCGCTCGAGTGGGCACGAATCTGTTTATTGACGTGCGCCTTCCAATCTTTGTACCGATCGAGCTCGAGTTGATAGTACGACTTCTCGATGTAGTCATAGATTTCTTTCAAAGATGCCTTCCCGCCGTGATGCTGGAGGGCGAATTGGATTTTGCGAAGTAGTGCGCGCTTCAAGTTATCCCTCACCTTTCACTAAATACTTCTAAATACTCTTCAAACTTTTGTTCAACCGCTCTGACGATTCTTTCATGAACAAATTCGCTCTCAATACGAAATTCTTCCCTAACACAGAATATATCATCAACTAACTTAAAAGGCGGAGAAATATTGCTCACTCTTGTAGGAGTAGTCGATAGGTACTTCAATGGCAGTGTTTTTAAGTGCCGTTTCATTTTCGCTTCGGAGAAAGGAGCTTTAAATTCCTCGCTTATATTTTTGAGAGCGTACAAGCGGTGTTGGCTACTAACTAAGTCATAATAAGGTCTTGCTAGTTCAGTTATTGAAACTGGGGCATGCCAATCATGAGGACCTCGCTCTAACATAATCTTCAGTACATTCATTTTATGAGGTCCCTGCCTATCGAACTCATCTATGTACTGAATTAACTGCTTAAGCCGTTCTTCCATAATTACGCCACCCTCATTCTGAAGCTTTCCGACTGAAGTAGTGATGCAGCCGCACTTCAACGATTTGACTGACCCATTCGTAAACCAAAGGATGAGCATACGCTTCGTTCTGCTCAATATGTAACGACTCCTCTGACACGAAGAACGGCCCTTTCGCTATTTTATCAAATGGCATCCGTAACAGTAACTTTTCAATCTTTTTCTGCTGAAACGGGGATTGGAAGTCTTTTGTTTGCCCGTCAATCTTTTGCCGGTATGGGAATGTATTGATGAACTCATAGAATGGTCGAGCCGCCTCGCTCGCCGGAAGTGGTCGAAGCCATCCATCGATTCCACGGCCTAGCATAATTGATAGCACAATCATCTTATAGCTCTTCGTCATGTCCGTGTACTCCACTTCAAGCAACAACGACTTCGCCTCTTCAAACAGATGACTCTCTTCATCATATAGCTCACCCATCCGGTCGAGAAACCCGTAAAAGCCGCCATCTTTCTTCCATTCAGAACGATAGGCATCGATTGAGTATTCGCCTCGTTGAATCAACTCTAGGTAACTCGGCCTTCTCCCCAACTCTTCTTTCACCATGTAGTAGTTCCGCTCCAACTGTTGCCGACGCGTCGAAGAACGGGTCACCATCCGCTTCAATAAGTCGATGGCCTGTAAATCAAATTCGATCGTACAACCGTTTGGTAAATCGATTCCTGTAGGAAGTGACTTGACGACCGGTTGTCGTTTTGTCGTCAGGAGTGCCAACTTCTTGTCGATATTTTTGTAGTTCCCAATCAAATCGATAATGGTGCAATGCGTCTTCCCGCTCAGTAAGCGGAGCCCACGACCAATCTGTTGCGTGAAGACGGTCAACGATTCAGTCGGGCGGCAGAACAATAACGTATCAATCTCCGGGATATCGACACCTTCATTGAATAAGTTGACCGCGAAAATGATATCGAGGTGTCCTTGTTTCAATTGACGGATGACTTCTGCACGGTCATATTCGGTCTGGCTATGTAACGCGACGGCTTGAACACCTTGTAGGCGGAAATAGTCGGCCAAGTATTCAGCTTGTGTGACCGACGAACAGAAACCGAGCGCTCGTGTTTGGTGATGTATCTTCCACGCCTCATAGATTTTTTGAGCGACACTCTCTTTCACCTGCTCCGCCAACAGTTCGTCCTGATCATAGCGACGACCATTGATCAATCGAATCTGCGAATAGTCAATCTCATCATAAATCCCAACGTAATGGAATGGCGTCAAATACGACTCTTCAATCGCTTCTGTGAAGTGCATCTGATAGGCGACATTGTCATCGCACAATGCGTAGACGTCTCCCCCGTCCAAGCGGTCCGGTGTCGCCGTCAAACCGAGCAAGAATTTCGGCTCGAAGTAGTCAAGGACACGCCGATAGGATGGTGCCGCCGAATGGTGGAACTCGTCGACGATAATTAAATCGAATTGATCTGGTTCGAACTGTTCCATTCGGTGTTTTGAAGCCAACGTTTGAATCGATGCGAACAAGACGTCTGCCGATTGCTCATCTCTCGAGTCACCGCCCAGTAGTAGTCCTGTCTTCCATTCATTTGAGACCCTTTTAAAAGAGTTCTCTGCTTGAAGCAAAATCTCTTTTTGATGGGCAATGAAGAGCACTCGTTTGAACTGGCGGGCAAAAAAGGCGCTCAAATACGTCTTCCCGAGTCCTGTAGCGAGAACGAGCATCGCCTTACGTCTGCCTTCGTCCATCGTCTCGCGTAACGCCTTCAGCGCAGCATCTTGCACGGTGTTCGGCGTGATTGTATCGTCCTCAATATAGACCGGGGTCGATTCTGCAACTTGCTCGTTTTCTTTCATCCGATCTTGACGGGCATTATACTCTTCACGATAAGGCTGCAATGAGACAGTATTCATGATTTGGGCATAATCACTATAGAATAGATCATGAAACGCATCGACGGACTGTTCGAACACGTCTTCCGAGATACTTGCTGGAATCTCAACGTTCCATTCGACGCCTCGATTCAAGGCGCTATGCGATAGATTGGAAGAACCGACAAAGAACGTTCCGCCATCTTCTGTGCGGAACAAGTAGGCTTTCGGATGGAATGACTGACCTTTTGATCGATAGAGTCGCAGCTCTA
Encoded here:
- a CDS encoding MarR family winged helix-turn-helix transcriptional regulator, producing the protein MELRDVSRLLYQIKLADQRVATAFENETGFSLTRYEMLMVVNEKGVCSQSEIKDAMNIDHAAVTRHLKILEDKGYVLRERNAANHREVFVRLTDDAARDLRSCEQKHDASNHLMSVLSEDEMAQLSALLEKLNQV
- a CDS encoding GntR family transcriptional regulator gives rise to the protein MKSSEPLYEQIVNQTKALVIRGILRPGDKVMSVRELATDLVINPNTVSKAYQELERLGLLEMHRGRGTFVSEDWVDQDASRGPVIEAIQKLAIDCHYANVSFDEAVTLFETEYKKVGESHADSPATNEEN
- a CDS encoding AMP-binding protein, whose product is MNKPWLQDYPADMPKTIDYEVKPLYEALSRAAKDFPDRTAVSFIGKELTFAQIDDAAHRLATMLQSKGLQKGDRVSLMLPNCPQYVISFYAVLYAGGTVVQTNPLYTEHELENLITDSGAKIVITLDLLYPKSLRVKEKTDIQTIITTSIADYLPFPKNKLYPIKVKRENNIVIDTTGSVLFKDFKNFGPVKPIEVDPKEDVAVLQYTGGTTGLPKGVMLTHFNLTANVDQISNFFYRYNRGDEKRVLSVVPFFHVYGMTCCLNFGMANGYELVLVPRFDVTDVVKTIHKKKPHFFPGAPTMYVGILNDPKLKKYDLSSIEACISGSAPLPVEVQEKFESITGGRIVEGYGLSETSPVTHANFLWDKRIVGSIGVPLSDTSAKIVKADGETPADIGEIGEVMLHGPQVMKGYWQKPEETAAVLKDGWLATGDLGYMGEDGFFYIVDRKKDMIIAGGFNVYPREIEEVLYEHPAVKEAVCIGVPDPYRGETVKAFIVTRDGVNVTEEELDKHCREKLAAYKVPKLYEFRDELPKTFVGKILRRVLVDEEKAKQVKQSS
- a CDS encoding ABC transporter ATP-binding protein codes for the protein MLTVQQLTKKIDRQTVLDGVDFTVHRGEIVALVGRNGAGKTTLLRTMVGIIRPDTGDVLYGKTSIFNTPELKRDVIFVPDSADALKHYTVNEAAALYESIYPSFNRSTFRETLTRYNIDNKKIRQLSKGQKAMVTLSLAFAVQAKYYLLDEPTDGLDVVAKADVLKLMIAQIEQRDCSIIVSSHQLHELERIADRVIMIEKGRVKAVMTLEEARALSVKWQVVFQDEVPVALLERKDIEILSVTGRVVLFMARERSDELEAFVDSYKPMLVEEIPMSLEDVFRVQLGGEANVV
- a CDS encoding DUF4825 domain-containing protein, whose translation is MKRFSLLLVLLLVLSGCADSSTGRPNPFQYKGATVGDNSAVVGIAHSLPMHDCYKSVELQTKKRPYGLTVRYDDPEMDRIEQERLAIRNAATYFTLVKNAEIVRFAFPNRTYAFSRPEMEAWFGIDFSAIKWEKDLQERLDEKIGNAQQTEDYFKRI
- a CDS encoding putative quinol monooxygenase → MILINAIFDVKEDAFDNFLTDINKLIDSSKQEAGCLSYELFQSTTSENRFVMIENWADQAAVEQHNQNPDLIAFAQNVGNYVTAKPVLHVTEVN
- a CDS encoding nitroreductase family protein — translated: MATTFKNDTFQDVVLGRKSIRVYDENVKISQEEMLEMIQEATMAPSSVNMQPWRFVVVESPEAKETLKPLIKFNVRQNDTSAAMVLIFGDMECYELGEQIYDQAVAEGKMPQDVRDQQLAAILPYYKNLSKQEMNDIVKIDSSLAAMQFMLVARAHGYDTNPIGGFEKDQLAETFGLDKDRYVPVMILSVGKAAEEGYQSVRLDAETITNFK
- a CDS encoding ABC transporter permease subunit, with product MLSNVLLKKDWKQVSLLWILLIGLGILAYTVPVFNEMQYYDERIRDIQQNPSQYDDGVIPSDVASLETEDFFTTIPGVGYAIGELGTLLPIETVVFLYVVFGFLMASVLIGSERNSQMSDFSMSLPFSRNQLYISKWLIGTSGIVLSSLIGGAIMLVVIHTSRYAFLIEGQTLKVAAVIGLVILIGISVFTLSLWMGSFGGEAISQVLWSIVAFLFPIGILSLVNGSIQAITGYVSYDWYSAAMESLPMRILSPLVNIANVDTYNLFTDNSVWRDFATVGIFSSLLFIGLTFGLGLLMFNRAPQENNGRFFMFTGWLWLVHVIMVICFAMLGGIILSAFSYPTSVTLYIIGFLIGGFLAHLLAKRLLYRFNLQLKS